A single window of Brachionichthys hirsutus isolate HB-005 unplaced genomic scaffold, CSIRO-AGI_Bhir_v1 contig_917, whole genome shotgun sequence DNA harbors:
- the LOC137915034 gene encoding protein jagunal homolog 1-A-like has product MTSRVGPRGAAMNGSEFKHRERVAPRYQMSASLKSEVRKLNLAHLVVWLLVAAQVTVSHFNLVSRDTISIPYQWEYPYLLSLVPLLCSSLSLPNNNISHLVISMISAGLFSIAPLIYGGMEMFPVAQQLYRHGKAYRFIFGFSAVTVMYLIMVIAVQVHAWQLYYMKKLLDAWFNSTQEKKKK; this is encoded by the exons ATGACGTCACGTGTCGGTCCCAGAGGCGCTGCTATGAATGGAAGTGAATttaaacacagagagagggtGGCTCCGCGTTACCAGATGAG TGCATCCCTGAAGTCGGAGGTACGGAAATTAAATCTTGCCCACCTTGTTGTCTGGCTGCTGGTAGCTGCACAGGTGACTGTCAGCCATTTCAACCTGGTGTCACGTGACACAATATCAATCCCATACCAATGGGAGTACCCCTACCTCCTCAGCCTGGTCCCCCTGCTGTGCAGCAGCCTGTCACTTCCAAATAACAATATCAGTCACCTGGTCATATCCATGATCAGTGCGGGACTGTTCTCAATAGCGCCTCTGATTTATGGTGGAATGGAGATGTTTCCTGTAGCACAGCAGCTCTACCGCCATGGAAAGGCCTACCGCTTCATCTTTGGCTTCTCTGCTGTGACTGTCATGTACCTCATCATGGTGATTGCTGTTCAGGTACACGCCTGGCAGTTATATTACATGAAGAAGCTTTTAGACGCATGGTTTAACTCCActcaggagaagaagaagaaataa